Proteins from a single region of Bradyrhizobium diazoefficiens:
- a CDS encoding MFS transporter, with product MHQTVTRQIDSSRRWWVLAIVVAAQFMFGVDAFVVNVAIPTIAVDLQATPAQIESVIAIYLIAYATLVVTGGRLGDIHGAKNVFLAGVLGFTVTSLWCGLALSGAELIIARLAQGATAALMVPQVLATLHLLFTDDSRSRAFGIYGVVLGLAGAAGFLLGGLLVTLDLAGTGWRSVFFVNVPCGLVIAIAASRIMPSVPRRAGTKLDIKGSVVLFAGLLCLIGPLLFGHDVGWAPWLWAVMGSGGVILFAFVRLEHAVARAGGMPLIDLTLLADAAFLRGLGAAFFFFLANLSFYLVMTLFMQSGLKIPPLAAGMAFIPLALAFVVASRHSGARAKHRGTRVLIEGCALQIAGLAALALAAGAGDAPTPIALALIMIIFGYGQGLVMAPLSSAVLSTVKPVAAGSASGMYGTTVQIGNAAGVAAIGAAFFAIEASQSARAGFLVSLALFVTLIMICAAFLAWMRRASARS from the coding sequence ATGCATCAAACCGTCACAAGGCAGATCGATTCGTCGCGCCGCTGGTGGGTGCTGGCGATCGTCGTTGCTGCCCAGTTCATGTTCGGCGTCGATGCCTTCGTGGTCAACGTCGCGATTCCGACCATTGCGGTCGACCTGCAGGCCACGCCGGCCCAGATCGAATCTGTGATCGCGATCTACCTGATCGCCTATGCGACGCTGGTCGTCACCGGCGGCCGGCTCGGCGACATCCACGGCGCGAAAAACGTCTTCCTTGCCGGCGTGCTCGGTTTCACCGTGACCTCACTGTGGTGCGGCCTGGCGCTCTCAGGTGCGGAGCTGATCATCGCACGGCTGGCGCAGGGCGCGACCGCAGCGCTGATGGTGCCGCAGGTGCTGGCGACGCTGCACCTGCTCTTCACCGACGATTCGCGCAGTCGCGCCTTCGGCATCTACGGCGTCGTGCTCGGGCTTGCCGGCGCGGCGGGCTTCCTGCTCGGCGGTCTCCTGGTGACGCTCGATCTCGCGGGCACCGGTTGGCGCTCGGTGTTCTTCGTCAATGTGCCCTGTGGCCTCGTCATCGCTATTGCCGCATCGCGCATCATGCCGTCGGTGCCGCGCCGGGCTGGCACGAAGCTCGACATCAAGGGCAGCGTTGTGCTGTTCGCGGGACTGCTGTGCCTGATCGGGCCGCTGCTGTTCGGTCACGATGTCGGCTGGGCGCCGTGGCTGTGGGCCGTGATGGGAAGCGGCGGCGTGATCCTGTTCGCGTTCGTGAGGCTCGAACACGCGGTCGCACGCGCCGGCGGCATGCCGCTGATCGATCTGACGCTGCTCGCGGATGCCGCGTTCCTGCGCGGGCTCGGCGCCGCCTTCTTTTTCTTCCTCGCCAATCTCTCATTCTATCTGGTGATGACGCTGTTCATGCAGAGCGGCCTAAAGATCCCGCCGCTTGCGGCCGGCATGGCCTTCATTCCACTCGCACTCGCTTTCGTGGTGGCCTCGCGCCACAGCGGCGCGCGGGCGAAGCACCGCGGCACCAGGGTTTTGATCGAAGGCTGCGCGTTGCAGATCGCGGGCCTCGCCGCACTCGCTCTTGCGGCGGGCGCTGGCGATGCGCCGACACCAATCGCACTCGCACTGATTATGATCATCTTCGGCTACGGCCAGGGCCTGGTGATGGCGCCGCTGTCCAGCGCGGTGCTCTCGACGGTGAAGCCCGTCGCGGCAGGCTCGGCGTCCGGCATGTATGGCACCACAGTGCAGATCGGAAATGCGGCCGGAGTGGCCGCAATCGGCGCGGCGTTCTTCGCGATTGAAGCATCGCAATCGGCGCGGGCGGGTTTCCTCGTTTCGCTTGCGCTGTTTGTGACGTTAATCATGATCTGCGCCGCATTTCTGGCGTGGATGCGCCGCGCATCTGCACGAAGTTGA
- a CDS encoding LLM class flavin-dependent oxidoreductase has product MARLKFGAFLAPHHPIGEHPMLQFRRDLDLVEQLDSLGYDEFWCGEHHSSGWEMIASPEMFLAAAGERTKRIRLGTGVISLPYHHPFNVAQRMVQLDHMTGGRAIFGSGPGALASDAHTLGIDPMMQRDRQDEAIGIIRRLFNGERVTAKTDWFTMNDAALQILPLQEEMPFVVASQISPSGMTLAGKYGIGIISLGSMTTQGLMSLQQQWQFAEDAAKKHGTTVSRADWRVLLTFHIAESREQARREAGAGLMRWHNEYNVGTLQRPGLTAFSSPDEAVDKTAFVEGAASTIGTPDDLVKTIKNVMQVSGGIGAIIGFVHDWANPEATRRSWDMVARYVVPEINGYIDPLRKSQKFVIENRAIFERAGQAVMAKIMENEKAAEALKVTGAGRVAIPAVNAPDLQKEAAKR; this is encoded by the coding sequence ATGGCGCGCCTGAAGTTCGGAGCCTTTCTTGCCCCGCATCACCCGATCGGCGAGCATCCGATGCTCCAGTTCCGGCGCGATCTCGACCTGGTCGAGCAGTTGGACAGCCTCGGCTATGACGAGTTCTGGTGCGGCGAGCATCACTCCTCCGGCTGGGAGATGATCGCCTCGCCCGAGATGTTTCTCGCGGCGGCCGGCGAGCGCACCAAGCGGATCAGGCTCGGTACCGGCGTGATATCGCTGCCCTATCATCATCCCTTCAACGTCGCCCAGCGCATGGTGCAGCTGGACCACATGACCGGCGGCCGCGCCATTTTCGGCTCGGGCCCCGGCGCACTCGCCTCCGACGCGCACACCCTCGGCATCGACCCGATGATGCAGCGCGACCGCCAGGACGAGGCGATCGGCATCATCCGTCGGCTCTTCAACGGCGAGCGCGTCACCGCCAAGACCGACTGGTTCACCATGAACGACGCCGCATTGCAGATCCTGCCGCTGCAGGAGGAGATGCCGTTCGTGGTGGCCTCGCAGATCTCTCCATCCGGCATGACGCTCGCCGGCAAATACGGCATCGGCATCATCTCGCTGGGTTCGATGACGACCCAGGGCCTGATGTCGCTGCAGCAGCAATGGCAATTCGCCGAGGATGCCGCGAAGAAACACGGTACCACGGTGAGCCGCGCCGACTGGCGCGTGCTGCTGACCTTCCACATCGCCGAGAGCCGCGAGCAGGCGCGCCGCGAGGCCGGCGCCGGTCTGATGCGCTGGCACAACGAATATAATGTCGGCACGCTGCAACGGCCGGGCCTCACCGCGTTCTCCTCGCCGGATGAAGCCGTGGACAAGACCGCCTTCGTGGAGGGCGCGGCGTCCACCATCGGCACGCCCGACGATCTCGTCAAAACCATCAAGAACGTGATGCAGGTCTCCGGCGGCATCGGCGCCATCATCGGTTTCGTGCACGACTGGGCCAATCCGGAAGCGACGCGCCGAAGCTGGGACATGGTGGCGCGCTATGTCGTGCCGGAGATCAACGGCTACATCGATCCCTTGCGCAAGTCGCAAAAGTTCGTGATCGAGAACCGCGCGATTTTCGAGCGCGCAGGTCAGGCCGTGATGGCCAAGATCATGGAAAACGAGAAGGCCGCCGAGGCGCTGAAGGTCACCGGCGCCGGCCGGGTCGCGATCCCCGCCGTCAATGCCCCGGATCTGCAGAAGGAAGCGGCGAAGCGATAG
- a CDS encoding cytochrome P450 translates to MSMQNVATPALQYTAPKRNELTHIPGDEGWPIIGKTFQVLADPKGHIERNGAKYGPVYRTHIFGETNVVLLGPEANELVLFDQQKLFSSTHGWNKVLGLLFPRGLMLLDFDEHRLHRKALSVAFKSGPMKSYLGDLDRGISARVAQWKAKPGEMQLYPAMKQLTLDLAAASFLGADIGPEVDEINRAFVDMVAAAVAPIRKPLPGTQMAAGVRGRKRIVAYFREQIPLRRGTHGGDDLFSQLCRATHEDGALLSEQDIVDHMSFLMMAAHDTLTSSLTSFIGELAANPEWQSKLRDEVAALGLAADAPTSFDDLEKMPLSEMAFKEALRLKPPVPSMPRRAMRDFTFKGYTIPAGTAIGVNPLYTHHMKDIWPEPDRFDPLRFTEEAQRNRHRFAWVPFGGGAHMCLGLHFAYMQAKCFARHFLQNIEVSLEPGYRPDWQMWPIPKPRDGLRVRMKAV, encoded by the coding sequence ATGTCGATGCAGAATGTGGCCACGCCTGCGCTTCAGTACACCGCGCCCAAGCGCAACGAGCTGACGCATATCCCGGGCGACGAAGGCTGGCCGATCATCGGCAAGACCTTTCAGGTGCTGGCCGACCCCAAGGGGCATATCGAGAGGAACGGCGCCAAATACGGCCCGGTCTACCGCACGCACATTTTCGGCGAAACCAATGTCGTGCTGCTCGGGCCGGAGGCCAACGAGCTCGTGCTGTTCGACCAGCAGAAGCTGTTCTCCTCGACCCATGGCTGGAACAAGGTGCTTGGGCTCCTGTTCCCGCGCGGGTTGATGTTGCTCGATTTCGACGAGCACCGGCTGCATCGCAAGGCACTGTCGGTCGCGTTCAAGTCCGGGCCGATGAAATCCTATCTCGGCGATCTCGACCGCGGCATTTCGGCGCGGGTGGCACAATGGAAGGCCAAGCCCGGCGAGATGCAGCTTTATCCGGCGATGAAGCAGCTCACGCTCGATCTGGCGGCGGCATCCTTTCTCGGCGCCGATATCGGGCCGGAGGTCGACGAGATCAACCGCGCCTTCGTCGATATGGTCGCGGCCGCCGTCGCGCCGATCCGCAAGCCGCTGCCCGGCACGCAGATGGCCGCCGGCGTGAGAGGACGCAAGCGCATCGTCGCTTATTTCCGCGAACAGATTCCGCTCCGGCGCGGCACTCACGGCGGCGACGATCTGTTCTCGCAGCTCTGCCGCGCCACCCACGAGGATGGTGCCTTGCTATCCGAGCAGGACATCGTCGACCATATGAGCTTCCTGATGATGGCGGCGCACGACACGCTGACCTCGTCGCTGACCTCCTTCATCGGCGAGCTCGCCGCGAACCCGGAGTGGCAAAGCAAGCTGCGCGACGAGGTTGCTGCGCTTGGCCTAGCGGCGGATGCACCGACCAGCTTCGACGATCTCGAAAAAATGCCGCTGTCGGAGATGGCGTTCAAGGAAGCGCTGCGGCTCAAGCCGCCGGTGCCCTCGATGCCGCGCCGCGCCATGCGCGATTTCACCTTCAAGGGCTATACGATCCCCGCCGGCACCGCGATCGGCGTCAATCCGCTCTATACGCATCACATGAAGGACATCTGGCCGGAGCCGGATCGCTTCGATCCGCTTCGCTTCACCGAGGAAGCCCAGCGCAACCGCCACCGCTTTGCCTGGGTCCCGTTCGGCGGCGGCGCGCATATGTGCCTTGGCCTGCACTTCGCCTACATGCAGGCGAAGTGCTTCGCCCGGCACTTCCTGCAGAACATCGAGGTGTCGCTGGAGCCCGGCTACAGACCGGACTGGCAGATGTGGCCGATCCCGAAGCCGCGGGATGGACTGCGGGTGCGGATGAAGGCGGTGTGA
- a CDS encoding VOC family protein has translation MPVKVESLDHLVINVADVAATTEWYRKILGMEVKVFDPGGGKAPRTSLQFGQQKINVRPRDADKVAWFTADHPTAGSEDLCFLTSASPDEVVAHLKAHGVAIEEGPGPRQGARGTLRSVYCRDPDGSLIEISSYED, from the coding sequence ATGCCGGTCAAGGTAGAGAGCCTCGATCATCTCGTGATCAACGTCGCCGATGTTGCAGCGACCACCGAGTGGTATCGCAAGATCCTCGGCATGGAAGTCAAGGTGTTCGACCCCGGTGGCGGCAAAGCGCCGCGGACCTCGCTTCAGTTTGGTCAACAGAAGATCAACGTCCGGCCGCGCGACGCCGACAAGGTGGCGTGGTTCACCGCCGATCATCCGACCGCCGGCAGCGAGGATCTGTGCTTCCTGACCTCCGCCTCACCCGACGAGGTGGTGGCGCATTTGAAAGCCCACGGCGTCGCGATCGAGGAAGGCCCGGGGCCCAGGCAGGGCGCCCGCGGCACGCTGCGCTCCGTCTATTGCCGGGATCCAGACGGCAGTTTGATCGAGATTTCGTCGTACGAGGATTGA
- a CDS encoding tripartite tricarboxylate transporter substrate binding protein, which produces MITRRTLLGLLAATPLAASPLSKALAADYPSRPVKFVVGYPPGGATDILARLIGQRLSERLGQQFVIENKPGAGNNIGTESVVNAEPDGYTVLLVNPANYINSTLYANLKFNFVRDIAPIAAFQRVPNVMTVNKDVPAKTVAEFIEYVKANPGKVNMASSGNGTSVHLSGEMFMALTGCKMQHVPYRGAAPAITDMLGGQVQVIFDNMPSIIQHIRSGSLRALGVTTAQRSPQLPDVPAIGETVKDYEASALFGMGAPKNMPKDMIAKLNNEINTLMKDPDMTKRLVELGGDPLVLTPEAFGKEIEAETAKWKKVVEFAGLKVE; this is translated from the coding sequence ATGATCACTCGCCGTACTTTGCTCGGCCTGCTCGCCGCCACTCCGCTTGCAGCCAGCCCACTGTCGAAGGCCTTGGCAGCGGATTATCCGTCCCGGCCGGTGAAGTTCGTGGTCGGCTATCCGCCGGGCGGCGCCACCGACATTCTGGCGCGGCTGATCGGTCAGCGACTGTCGGAGCGGCTCGGCCAGCAATTCGTGATCGAGAACAAGCCGGGCGCCGGCAACAATATCGGCACCGAATCCGTCGTCAACGCGGAGCCCGACGGCTACACCGTGCTGCTGGTCAATCCGGCCAACTACATCAACAGCACGCTTTACGCCAATCTCAAGTTCAACTTCGTCCGTGACATCGCGCCGATCGCCGCCTTCCAGCGCGTGCCGAACGTAATGACCGTCAACAAGGACGTGCCGGCGAAGACCGTCGCCGAATTCATCGAGTATGTGAAGGCCAATCCCGGCAAGGTGAACATGGCGTCCTCCGGCAACGGCACCTCGGTGCATCTGTCCGGCGAGATGTTCATGGCGTTGACCGGCTGCAAGATGCAGCACGTGCCTTATCGCGGCGCGGCGCCCGCGATCACCGACATGCTCGGCGGCCAGGTGCAGGTGATCTTCGATAACATGCCCTCGATCATCCAGCACATCCGCTCCGGCTCGCTGCGTGCCCTCGGCGTCACCACCGCCCAACGCTCGCCACAGCTGCCTGACGTGCCCGCAATCGGCGAGACCGTGAAGGACTACGAGGCGAGCGCACTGTTCGGCATGGGCGCGCCGAAGAACATGCCCAAGGACATGATCGCCAAGCTCAACAACGAGATCAACACGCTCATGAAGGATCCCGACATGACCAAGCGCCTGGTCGAGCTCGGCGGCGACCCGCTCGTGCTGACGCCGGAGGCGTTCGGCAAAGAGATCGAGGCCGAGACCGCCAAGTGGAAGAAGGTCGTCGAGTTCGCCGGCCTCAAGGTCGAGTAA
- a CDS encoding metalloregulator ArsR/SmtB family transcription factor has protein sequence MVKYLDDTLDRTFAALSDPTRRALLARLGERQSLSVSELAAPFAISLPAIMKHLDVLTDAGLIMREKTGRTVSCRLTAQPMEQAMDWLNRYAQFWSESFDRLAAFVEDKPWSTQPPTPPSLKSKVQASRSRAGSARGRKRSSPPGRKPRS, from the coding sequence ATGGTTAAGTATCTGGACGATACGCTCGATCGCACTTTTGCGGCGCTGTCCGATCCGACGCGTCGCGCGCTGCTCGCGCGTCTCGGCGAACGGCAAAGCCTGTCAGTGAGCGAGCTGGCAGCGCCATTCGCGATCTCGCTGCCGGCGATCATGAAGCATCTCGACGTGCTCACGGATGCCGGCCTGATCATGCGCGAGAAGACCGGACGCACGGTCTCATGCCGGCTCACCGCGCAGCCGATGGAGCAGGCGATGGACTGGCTCAATCGCTACGCGCAATTCTGGTCGGAGAGTTTCGACCGCCTTGCCGCCTTTGTGGAGGACAAACCATGGTCAACGCAGCCGCCAACGCCGCCGAGCCTCAAGTCGAAGGTCCAAGCCTCACGCTCACGCGCCGGCTCCGCGCGCGGCCGGAAAAGGTCTTCGCCGCCTGGACGCAAGCCGCGCAGCTAG
- a CDS encoding SRPBCC domain-containing protein: MQWFGPPNMKPAPLNAELDVRSGGRYRISFTRDDGEYFEAGGTYREVVPNERLVFTWAWHSTPERESLVTITLKPDSAGTLMIFHHAQFFDETARDNHQRGWSSFFDRLDTFVA, translated from the coding sequence GTGCAATGGTTCGGGCCGCCGAACATGAAGCCGGCGCCCCTGAATGCCGAGCTCGATGTTCGCAGCGGCGGCCGCTACCGCATCTCGTTCACCCGCGACGACGGCGAATATTTCGAGGCCGGCGGCACCTACCGCGAGGTGGTGCCGAACGAGCGGCTGGTTTTCACCTGGGCGTGGCATTCGACGCCGGAACGCGAATCGCTGGTGACGATCACGCTGAAGCCTGACAGCGCCGGCACGCTGATGATCTTTCACCACGCCCAGTTCTTCGATGAAACCGCGCGTGACAACCATCAGCGAGGCTGGAGCTCGTTCTTCGACAGGCTCGACACCTTTGTCGCCTGA
- a CDS encoding trypsin-like peptidase domain-containing protein, with the protein MWLRSFVAAALLQVCLVGSADAKGPFGTVNVGGWTGGAFSNDETGAFSHCAVTAPYANGVILVVSQNAAGIWSLAFASPSYHFNKGENAAIDVIFDGQDQARLFATAYRPDMLTAVMPLNVVRTFQKASLMVATAGHAVLNFDLRSTGPVIAALAHCVTKVKADGLDKAGDFTKGAPKPAATADKQGSPPAGKPGKGVKSSSGFGTGFVVSAAGHIVTNNHVIDGCSELKGNLTGEAAMVLRVVSSDANNDLALLQAPSTVTFKEFARIRDRTIRSGDSVVAIGFPFHGLLTSDFTVTTGIVSSLSGMRNDSRFLQISAPVQPGNSGGPLFDTTGQIVGLVTGKLDGLRVAVATGSIPENINFAIKTGALRDFLDNSVVPYQTAEPKGELKTTDIAGNARAYTMLISCKGTEQAEAKK; encoded by the coding sequence ATGTGGTTAAGGTCGTTCGTCGCTGCAGCTCTGCTGCAGGTGTGTCTTGTTGGGTCAGCGGATGCGAAAGGACCATTTGGCACCGTCAATGTCGGCGGCTGGACCGGCGGCGCCTTCAGCAACGACGAGACGGGCGCCTTTTCCCATTGCGCGGTGACGGCGCCCTATGCAAACGGCGTCATCCTCGTCGTGAGCCAAAATGCCGCCGGAATATGGTCGCTCGCCTTTGCGAGTCCCAGCTACCACTTCAACAAGGGCGAGAACGCCGCGATCGACGTGATCTTTGACGGGCAGGACCAAGCCAGGCTGTTCGCCACGGCGTACCGGCCCGATATGCTCACGGCCGTCATGCCGCTCAACGTTGTGCGTACGTTTCAGAAGGCGAGCCTGATGGTGGCGACAGCCGGCCATGCTGTCCTGAACTTCGACCTAAGGTCAACCGGGCCAGTGATCGCCGCATTGGCCCATTGCGTGACCAAGGTGAAAGCCGACGGACTCGACAAGGCCGGCGATTTCACCAAAGGCGCTCCGAAGCCGGCGGCCACCGCAGACAAGCAAGGCTCACCGCCAGCCGGCAAACCCGGCAAAGGGGTCAAGAGTAGCTCCGGGTTTGGCACCGGCTTCGTGGTTAGCGCTGCTGGGCACATCGTCACCAACAATCATGTGATCGACGGTTGCAGCGAGCTCAAGGGCAATCTCACTGGCGAAGCCGCAATGGTGTTGCGCGTCGTATCGAGCGATGCGAACAACGATCTTGCTCTTTTGCAGGCGCCATCGACGGTAACATTCAAAGAGTTTGCCCGCATCCGTGACCGCACGATCCGCTCCGGCGATTCCGTGGTGGCGATCGGTTTCCCGTTCCACGGGTTGCTGACCTCGGACTTCACGGTGACGACCGGCATCGTGAGTTCGCTCAGCGGTATGCGCAACGATTCGCGTTTCCTGCAAATCAGCGCGCCCGTTCAACCTGGCAATAGCGGCGGTCCGCTGTTCGACACGACTGGTCAGATCGTCGGCCTCGTCACCGGAAAGCTCGATGGATTGCGAGTCGCCGTGGCAACCGGCAGCATCCCCGAAAACATCAACTTTGCCATCAAGACCGGCGCGCTGCGCGACTTTCTCGACAATTCCGTGGTGCCCTATCAGACTGCGGAACCGAAGGGCGAGCTCAAGACCACCGACATCGCCGGCAACGCCCGCGCCTACACAATGCTGATCTCGTGCAAGGGCACGGAGCAGGCGGAGGCTAAGAAGTGA
- a CDS encoding transcriptional regulator, whose protein sequence is MSKTDTAPFSYEGLDRVIHEKARLGLLTSLMAHPKGLAFADLKQLCGLTDGNLSRHLAVLQEAGLVEVTKGYEGNRPHTTCRLTKIGRRRFLDYLAVLERLVRDAAKAAGREALPLGRLGILST, encoded by the coding sequence ATGTCGAAGACTGACACCGCGCCTTTCTCCTATGAGGGGCTCGACCGTGTGATCCACGAGAAGGCGAGGCTCGGGCTTCTGACCTCGTTGATGGCTCACCCGAAAGGGCTTGCGTTCGCTGACCTCAAGCAGCTCTGTGGCCTCACCGACGGCAATCTGAGCCGGCACCTCGCCGTACTCCAGGAGGCCGGTCTCGTCGAGGTGACGAAGGGCTATGAAGGCAATCGCCCGCACACCACCTGCCGTCTGACCAAGATCGGCCGCCGCCGCTTCCTCGACTATCTCGCCGTGCTCGAGCGACTGGTGCGCGATGCCGCCAAGGCGGCTGGCCGCGAGGCACTGCCGCTCGGCCGCCTCGGCATTCTCTCGACCTGA
- a CDS encoding di-trans,poly-cis-decaprenylcistransferase produces MQSDVTPGNEKLHVGIIMDGNGRWATRRGLSRVRGHEAGVETIRRIVEAAPKQGIGTLTLYAFSTDNWRRPKPEVAALMTLLRFYLANEVQSLVKNGVRLNVIGRRDRLPDGIATAIARAEAATAHGTALHLRIAVDYSARDAILNAAAKAAALTSLTREAFSQLVTGEAGLRDVDLIVRTSGEKRLSDFLLWEGAYAELHFTERMWPEFDAGDLATALASFHGRERRFGGLQAIMPEEVPSLSRV; encoded by the coding sequence ATGCAAAGTGACGTCACGCCCGGCAACGAGAAACTTCATGTCGGCATCATCATGGACGGCAACGGACGATGGGCGACACGGCGCGGCCTGTCGCGCGTACGCGGCCATGAGGCCGGCGTCGAGACGATTCGCCGCATCGTCGAGGCCGCGCCCAAGCAGGGGATCGGCACGCTGACGCTCTATGCGTTCTCGACCGACAATTGGCGCAGGCCCAAGCCCGAGGTCGCAGCACTCATGACGCTGCTGCGCTTTTATCTCGCCAATGAGGTGCAGAGCCTGGTGAAGAACGGCGTGCGGCTCAACGTGATCGGTCGTCGCGACCGCCTGCCGGACGGCATCGCCACCGCGATCGCGCGCGCCGAGGCCGCGACCGCCCACGGCACCGCGCTGCATCTGCGCATCGCCGTCGACTATTCCGCGCGCGATGCGATTCTGAACGCCGCGGCGAAGGCCGCCGCTCTCACCAGCCTCACCCGCGAGGCCTTCTCACAGCTCGTCACCGGCGAGGCAGGCTTGCGCGACGTCGATCTCATCGTCCGCACGTCAGGCGAGAAGCGGCTGTCGGACTTCCTGCTTTGGGAGGGCGCCTATGCCGAGCTGCATTTCACCGAGCGGATGTGGCCGGAATTCGATGCCGGCGATCTCGCTACGGCTCTCGCCTCTTTCCATGGCCGCGAGCGCCGCTTCGGCGGTCTCCAGGCGATTATGCCGGAGGAGGTGCCGTCACTCTCTCGTGTGTGA
- a CDS encoding diguanylate cyclase has product MAKSPKTIDVADSYAVRLMQHLVVPTFVIDPKRRVVIWNRACERLTGVAASEVIGTNKHWQAFYENKRPCLADLVALDRPEQLPAFYSEYAARGHNGLGFSAENWCVMPKLGSQLYLAIDAGPIHDEAGNLIAVVETLRDLTDQKRAEMALKELATKDGLTGLSNRRSFDQMLMAEWARAQRTQKPLALLFVDVDHFKLFNDEHGHQSGDECLRAVAGVVSRHAVRPLDLAGRYGGEEFALILPEMSADDACAIAEEIRRAVMALAIAHGADGAGQHVTLSVGVASHTPGEADGGPDRLLGAADQALYAAKRLGRNRVVCAERVLAEFTGLGRDSAPVSGQVPGPASRKSA; this is encoded by the coding sequence ATGGCAAAGTCTCCCAAAACGATCGATGTCGCGGATTCCTACGCGGTGCGGCTGATGCAGCATCTGGTGGTGCCGACCTTCGTGATCGATCCGAAGCGGCGCGTCGTGATCTGGAACAGGGCCTGCGAGCGCTTGACCGGCGTCGCCGCCTCGGAGGTGATCGGCACTAACAAGCATTGGCAGGCCTTCTACGAGAACAAGCGCCCTTGTCTTGCCGATCTGGTCGCGCTCGACCGCCCCGAGCAGCTGCCGGCGTTCTATTCGGAATATGCCGCGCGCGGCCACAACGGGCTCGGCTTCAGCGCAGAGAACTGGTGCGTGATGCCGAAGCTAGGCAGCCAGCTCTATCTCGCGATCGACGCCGGCCCGATCCATGACGAGGCCGGCAATCTGATCGCGGTGGTGGAGACGCTGCGCGATCTCACCGACCAGAAGCGCGCCGAGATGGCGCTGAAGGAGCTTGCCACCAAGGACGGGCTGACCGGCTTGTCGAACCGCCGCTCGTTCGACCAGATGCTGATGGCCGAATGGGCGCGCGCGCAACGGACGCAGAAGCCGCTGGCGCTGCTGTTCGTCGATGTCGACCATTTCAAGCTGTTCAACGACGAGCACGGCCACCAGAGCGGCGACGAGTGCCTGCGCGCAGTCGCCGGTGTCGTCAGCCGCCATGCGGTGCGCCCGCTGGACCTCGCCGGCCGCTATGGCGGCGAGGAATTCGCGCTGATCCTGCCCGAGATGAGCGCCGACGATGCCTGCGCCATCGCCGAGGAGATTCGCCGCGCCGTGATGGCCTTGGCGATCGCCCATGGCGCCGATGGGGCCGGCCAGCACGTGACTCTCAGTGTCGGCGTCGCCAGTCACACCCCCGGCGAGGCCGACGGCGGCCCCGACCGCCTGTTAGGTGCGGCCGACCAGGCGCTCTATGCCGCCAAGCGGCTCGGCCGCAACCGTGTCGTCTGCGCCGAGCGGGTGCTGGCCGAATTCACGGGCCTCGGCCGGGACAGCGCGCCGGTGAGCGGTCAGGTTCCTGGCCCCGCCTCGCGCAAATCGGCCTAA